The DNA sequence GGCGAGCTGCTCGTAACGCGGAGTCGGAACACAGCCCCCGCAAAGCAGGCTGCGGAGGTGCGCCCATGACCCCAGACCTCTCTATCAGAAAGCGTGTGGTGACGGTAGAAGAAACGCACAGAGATGGCGAACACGACCTCGATACGCCCGTGAAAAAAGTGGCCGCTATCGCCGTCTTCGAGAACCCGTACGCGGGACAGTGGAAAGACGACCTTGGGGCCTTGACTGACTGGGGTGAACAGTTGGGAGAGACGCTTACCCGTGCGGCTGTCGAGCAACTCGGCGGCCCCGACGAAGTCGAGAGCTACGGCAAGGGTGGCATCGTCGGCGGTGACGGCGAACTCGAACACGTCGCCGCGCTGCTCCACCCAAAACTCGGAACGCCACTTCGCGCTGAAGTGGGCGGTGGTGAGGCAATCATCC is a window from the Haladaptatus sp. ZSTT2 genome containing:
- a CDS encoding amino acid synthesis family protein; its protein translation is MTPDLSIRKRVVTVEETHRDGEHDLDTPVKKVAAIAVFENPYAGQWKDDLGALTDWGEQLGETLTRAAVEQLGGPDEVESYGKGGIVGGDGELEHVAALLHPKLGTPLRAEVGGGEAIIPSAKKRGGHGTTLDVPTHYKDEAYVRTHYDAMEVRVHDAPRPDELLLAIVVTNGGRPHPRIGGLQKEEVESRTD